In Hyla sarda isolate aHylSar1 chromosome 9, aHylSar1.hap1, whole genome shotgun sequence, the following proteins share a genomic window:
- the GPR101 gene encoding probable G-protein coupled receptor 101: MQRLGDRRATGNQSNFSAEQGPLSMPDTVLRIALIISLLCLSLFGNIMLLVVFHRKPQLLQVANRFIFNLLVADLLQTVLVMPCVIVTSLPDIWPLEHGLCGAVVVLMHLFAFAGVNTITVVSVDKYLAIIHPLSYPTKMTPKRGSLLIFFTWILSVLQSTPPLYGWGKVEFDLQSHYCKVLWASSYSYTMLSALFSFILPVSIMLACYGMVFRAARRQNALVHPVQANGCDRSDGTRSSALNALDKTSHHRPLYHCKAAKVIFAILSSYIISMGPYSVLSIISSCAGTIIPKWVTSIVLVLFFLQCCIHPYIYGYMHKSLKKEFLLLLHGFFCKQVHPQNAIVDSYIILTDGRIFQSHFSTGPTVKFLEEETTISVITGKSLNNLKIKDSRKESSSANISPEKQSIQQKTDPDLPQLISC, from the coding sequence ATGCAGAGGCTGGGTGACCGCAGGGCCACTGGGAACCAAAGTAATTTCTCTGCAGAACAAGGACCACTCTCGATGCCAGACACAGTCCTCAGGATAGCACTCATCATTTCGCTGCTTTGCCTATCTTTGTTTGGGAACATTATGCTTTTAGTAGTTTTTCACCGAAAGCCCCAGCTACTCCAGGTGGCCAACCGCTTCATCTTCAACCTCTTGGTAGCCGATCTACTGCAAACGGTCCTGGTGATGCCTTGTGTCATTGTTACCTCCCTCCCAGATATTTGGCCTTTGGAACATGGACTCTGTGGTGCAGTAGTGGTGCTTATGCATCTGTTTGCATTTGCTGGAGTAAACACCATCACAGTGGTTTCGGTAGACAAATACTTGGCCATTATCCATCCATTATCCTACCCTACCAAGATGACCCCAAAGAGAGGAAGTCTTCTCATCTTCTTCACATGGATCCTCAGCGTCCTTCAGAGCACCCCTCCTCTTTACGGATGGGGCAAGGTGGAATTTGATCTACAAAGCCACTATTGCAAAGTACTATGGGCTTCGAGTTATTCATACACCATGCTCAGCGCCTTATTTTCTTTCATCTTGCCAGTGAGCATTATGTTGGCGTGCTATGGGATGGTGTTCAGAGCAGCCAGGAGGCAGAATGCCTTAGTTCACCCGGTTCAGGCAAATGGATGTGACAGGTCAGATGGGACAAGATCATCTGCTTTAAATGCACTTGACAAAACAAGTCATCACAGACCGCTCTATCACTGCAAAGCAGCCAAGGTTATCTTTGCTATTTTATCATCCTACATTATCAGCATGGGTCCTTATAGTGTCCTGAGCATCATCTCCTCCTGTGCTGGTACAATCATCCCTAAATGGGTAACATCCATAGTCCTTGTCCTCTTTTTCCTACAGTGTTGTATACATCCTTATATCTATGGATATATGCATAAAAGCTTGAAAAAAGAATTCCTTTTGTTGTTGCATGGATTTTTTTGTAAGCAGGTGCACCCTCAAAATGCCATAGTAGATAGTTATATTATACTGACAGATGGCAGAATCTTTCAATCTCACTTCTCTACTGGACCTACGGTAAAATTCCTAGAGGAAGAAACTACTATATCTGTAATCACCGGAAAGAGTCTAAATAACCTTAAGATAAAAGACAGTAGAAAAGAAAGCAGTTCTGCCAATATATCTCCTGAAAAACAATCCATTCAGCAAAAGACAGATCCCGACTTACCCCAACTCATAAGCTGCTAA